In Pan troglodytes isolate AG18354 chromosome 21, NHGRI_mPanTro3-v2.0_pri, whole genome shotgun sequence, one genomic interval encodes:
- the CASS4 gene encoding cas scaffolding protein family member 4 isoform X1 — MKGTGIMDCAPKALLARALYDNCPDCSDELAFSRGDILTILEQHVPESEGWWKCLLHGRQGLAPANRLQILTEVAADRPCPPFLRGLEEAPASSEETYQVPTLPRPPTPGPVYEQMRSWAEGPQPPTAQVYEFPDPPTSARIICEKTLSFPKQAILMLPRPVRASLPTLPSQVYDVPTQRRGPVVLKEPEKQQLYDIPASPKKAGLHPPASQASGQGVPLISVTTLRGGGYSTLPNPQKSEWIYDTPVSPGKASVRNTPLTSFAEESRPHALPICSSTFHNPPSGRSRSLTPQLNNNVPMQKKLSLPEIPSYGFLVPRGTFPLDEDVSYKVPSSFLIPRVEQQNTKPNIYDIPKAMSSVSQAGKELEKAKEVSENSVGHNSSWFSRRTTSPSPEPDRLSGSSSDSRASVVSSCSTTSTDDSSSSSSEESAKELSLDLDVAKETVMALQHKVVSSVAGLMLFVSRKWRFRDYLEANIDAIHRSTDHIEESVREFLDFARGVHGTACNLTDSNLQNRIRDQMQTISNSYRILLETKESLDNCNWPLEVLVTDSVQNSPDDLERFVMVARMLPEDIKRFASIVIANGRLLFKRNCEKEETVQLTPNAEFKCEKYIQPPQRETESHQRSTPSTKQREDEHSSELLKKNRANICGQNPGPLIPQPSSQQTPERKPRLSEHCRLYFGALFKAISAFHGSLSSSQPAEIITQSKLIIMVGQKLVDTLCMETQERDVRNEILRGSSHLCSLLKDVALATKNAVLTYPSPAALGHLQAEAEKLEQHTRQFRGTLG; from the exons GCACTCCTGGCCAGGGCACTTTATGACAACTGCCCTGACTGCTCCGACGAGCTGGCTTTCAGCAGAGGGGACATCCTGACCATTCTGGAGCAACACGTGCCAGAAAGCGAGGGTTGGTGGAAGTGTTTGCTCCATGGGAGGCAAGGCCTGGCCCCTGCCAACCGCCTCCAAATCCTCACGGAGGTCGCTGCAGACAGGCCGTGCCCCCCATTCCTGAGAGGCCTGGAAGAAGCTCCTgccagctcagaggagacctatCAGGTGCCCACTCTACCCCGCCCTCCCACTCCAGGCCCCGTTTATGAGCAGATGAGGAGTTGGGCGGAGGGGCCCCAGCCCCCTACTGCCCAAGTCTATGAATTCCCCGACCCTCCCACCAGTGCCAGAATCATCTGTGAAAAGACTCTCAGCTTTCCAAAACAG GCCATCCTCATGCTTCCCAGACCTGTCCGGGCCTCACTGCCGACTCTGCCTTCCCAGGTGTATGACGTGCCTACCCAGCGCCGGGGCCCCGTGGTCCTGAAG GAGCCAGAGAAGCAGCAGTTATACGACATACCAGCCAGCCCCAAGAAGGCAGGACTCCATCCCCCAGCCAGCCAAGCAAGT GGGCAGGGTGTTCCCCTGATATCAGTGACTACCTTAAGAGGAGGCGGCTACAGCACATTACCAAATCCTCAGAAATCGGAATGGATTTATGACACTCCAGTGTCTCCAGGAAAGGCTAGCGTCAGAAACACGCCTCTCACCAGCTTTGCAGAAGAATCAAGGCCCCACGCTCTCCCCATTTGCAGCTCCACTTTCCACAATCCTCCAAGTGGCAGATCCAGGTCCCTCACTCCACAACTGAATAACAATGTGCCCATGCAGAAAAAACTCAGCCTTCCAGAAATTCCTTCTTATGGCTTTCTTGTACCCAGAGGCACATTTCCTTTGGATGAAGATGTCAGCTACAAGGTTCCTTCAAGCTTTCTGATTCCCCGAGTGGAACAGCAGAACACCAAGCCCAATATTTATGACATCCCTAAAGCAATGTCGAGTGTTTCTCAGGCTGGGAAGGAGCTGGAGAAAGCCAAGGAGGTGTCAGAGAATTCCGTGGGCCATAATTCCTCATGGTTCTCCAGACGGACAACTTCCCCATCTCCTGAACCAGACAGATTATCAGGTTCCAGTTCTGACAGCAGAGCTAGCGTCGTTTCCTCGTGCTCCACCACATCCACCGACGACTCCTCCAGCTCTTCCTCGGAGGAGTCAGCAAAGGAGCTCTCCTTGGACCTGGATGTGGCCAAGGAGACAGTGATGGCTCTGCAGCACAAGGTGGTCAGCTCTGTCGCTGGCCTGATGCTCTTTGTCAGCAGGAAGTGGAGATTCCGAGACTATCTGGAGGCCAACATTGATGCAATCCACAGGTCCACTGATCACATAGAAGAATCTGTAAGAGAATTTCTGGATTTTGCCCGAGGAGTCCATGGGACTGCCTGTAACCTCACTGACAGTAACCTTCAGAACAGAATTCGGGACCAGATGCAGACCATCTCCAACTCCTACCGCATCCTGCTTGAAACAAAGGAAAGCTTGGATAATTGCAATTGGCCTCTGGAAGTTCTTGTGACTGACAGTGTCCAGAACAGCCCAGATGACCTTGAGAGGTTTGTCATGGTGGCACGGATGCTTCCAGAAGACATCAAGAGGTTTGCCTCCATTGTCATTGCCAATGGAAGGCTCCTTTTTAAGCGGAACTGTGAAAAGGAAGAGACTGTGCAGTTGACCCCAAATGCAGAATTTAAGTGTGAAAAATACATCCAGCCTCCCCAAAGAGAAACTGAATCACACCAAAGGAGTACCCCTTCCACTAAGCAAAGGGAAGATGAACACTCTTCTgaactattaaagaaaaatagagcaaATATCTGTGGACAG AATCCTGGCCCTCTtatacctcagccttccagtcaACAGACTCCTGAGAGGAAACCCCGCTTATCTGAACACTGCCGGCTGTACTTTGGGGCGCTCTTCAAAGCCATCAGCGCATTTCACGGCAGCCTCAGCAGCAGCCAGCCCGCGGAGATCATCACTCAGAGCAAGCTGATCATCATGGTGGGACAGAAGCTGGTGGACACGCTGTGcatggagacccaggagagggaCGTGCGCAACGAGATCCTCCGCGGCAGCAGTCACCTCTGCAGCCTGCTCAAGGACGTAGCGCTGGCCACTAAGAATGCCGTGCTCACGTACCCCAGCCCTGCGGCGCTGGGGCACCTCCAGGCGGAGGCTGAGAAGCTGGAGCAACACACGCGGCAGTTCAGAGGGACACTGGGATGA
- the CASS4 gene encoding cas scaffolding protein family member 4 isoform X2 has translation MKGTGIMDCAPKALLARALYDNCPDCSDELAFSRGDILTILEQHVPESEGWWKCLLHGRQGLAPANRLQILTEVAADRPCPPFLRGLEEAPASSEETYQVPTLPRPPTPGPVYEQMRSWAEGPQPPTAQVYEFPDPPTSARIICEKTLSFPKQAILMLPRPVRASLPTLPSQVYDVPTQRRGPVVLKEPEKQQLYDIPASPKKAGLHPPASQASNPGPLIPQPSSQQTPERKPRLSEHCRLYFGALFKAISAFHGSLSSSQPAEIITQSKLIIMVGQKLVDTLCMETQERDVRNEILRGSSHLCSLLKDVALATKNAVLTYPSPAALGHLQAEAEKLEQHTRQFRGTLG, from the exons GCACTCCTGGCCAGGGCACTTTATGACAACTGCCCTGACTGCTCCGACGAGCTGGCTTTCAGCAGAGGGGACATCCTGACCATTCTGGAGCAACACGTGCCAGAAAGCGAGGGTTGGTGGAAGTGTTTGCTCCATGGGAGGCAAGGCCTGGCCCCTGCCAACCGCCTCCAAATCCTCACGGAGGTCGCTGCAGACAGGCCGTGCCCCCCATTCCTGAGAGGCCTGGAAGAAGCTCCTgccagctcagaggagacctatCAGGTGCCCACTCTACCCCGCCCTCCCACTCCAGGCCCCGTTTATGAGCAGATGAGGAGTTGGGCGGAGGGGCCCCAGCCCCCTACTGCCCAAGTCTATGAATTCCCCGACCCTCCCACCAGTGCCAGAATCATCTGTGAAAAGACTCTCAGCTTTCCAAAACAG GCCATCCTCATGCTTCCCAGACCTGTCCGGGCCTCACTGCCGACTCTGCCTTCCCAGGTGTATGACGTGCCTACCCAGCGCCGGGGCCCCGTGGTCCTGAAG GAGCCAGAGAAGCAGCAGTTATACGACATACCAGCCAGCCCCAAGAAGGCAGGACTCCATCCCCCAGCCAGCCAAGCAAGT AATCCTGGCCCTCTtatacctcagccttccagtcaACAGACTCCTGAGAGGAAACCCCGCTTATCTGAACACTGCCGGCTGTACTTTGGGGCGCTCTTCAAAGCCATCAGCGCATTTCACGGCAGCCTCAGCAGCAGCCAGCCCGCGGAGATCATCACTCAGAGCAAGCTGATCATCATGGTGGGACAGAAGCTGGTGGACACGCTGTGcatggagacccaggagagggaCGTGCGCAACGAGATCCTCCGCGGCAGCAGTCACCTCTGCAGCCTGCTCAAGGACGTAGCGCTGGCCACTAAGAATGCCGTGCTCACGTACCCCAGCCCTGCGGCGCTGGGGCACCTCCAGGCGGAGGCTGAGAAGCTGGAGCAACACACGCGGCAGTTCAGAGGGACACTGGGATGA